From the genome of Spinacia oleracea cultivar Varoflay chromosome 2, BTI_SOV_V1, whole genome shotgun sequence, one region includes:
- the LOC130467111 gene encoding uncharacterized protein: MAFKVQGDSRGKSKYIDNSDLFCTNCNIKGHDNKGCFQLIGYPEWWGDRPRMPVKGGGRGSSTSRGSRQDYRRGDAGRGKSTGSSTNNSDSSNVRANKVDSNSLHIANNKQQGQQGLTADVSSLVGVSTSQIQQILEILNSNKDNTHGCEDEDGDWPR; the protein is encoded by the exons ATGGCCTTCAAGGTACAAGGAGACTCACGTGGAAAATCGAAATATATTGACAACTCTGACTTGTTTTGCACAAATTGCAATATCAAGGGACATGATAATAAAGGGTGCTTCCAATTGATCGGATACCCCGAATGGTGGGGCGATAGACCGCGCATGCCTGTCAAGGGCGGTGGCCGTGGCTCATCTACCTCTCGAGGCAGCAGGCAGGACTATAGACGAGGTGATGCAGGACGAGGAAAAAGCACAGGCAGTAGCACCAACAATAGTGACAGTAGCAATGTCAGGGCAAACAAAGTTGACTCGAATTCTCTGCACATAGCTAACAACAAGCAACAAGGTCAACAGGGATTGACAGCCGACGTCTCGAGTTTGGTCGGAGTATCAACGTCACAAATTCAGCAAATTCTGGAAATCTTGAACTCTAACAAGGATAATACTCATG GATGCGAAgacgaggatggtgattggcCTAGGTGA